In Mus musculus strain C57BL/6J chromosome 9, GRCm38.p6 C57BL/6J, one genomic interval encodes:
- the Prss50 gene encoding probable threonine protease PRSS50 isoform 1 precursor (isoform 1 precursor is encoded by transcript variant 1): protein MEPWCGAEVRGQGPQGPRVPGASRSRSRALLLLLLLLLLLLPRRPAGERIRPRRPPRHAHPRPPLTRWRPSTGYLAAGASPGTLSTTVPTGPGVSCGSRGICPSGRLRLPRQAQTNQTTTAPPNSQTMAPLKTVGTLGMMDTTGSVLKTVHSSNLPFCGSSHEPDPTLRDPEAMTRRWPWMVSVQANGSHICAGILIASQWVLTVAHCLSQNHVNYIVRAGSPWINQTAGTSSDVPVHRVIINHGYQPRRYWSWVGRAHDIGLLKLKWGLKYSKYVWPICLPGLDYVVEDSSLCTVTGWGYPRANGIWPQFQSLQEKEVSILNSKKCDHFYHKFSRISSLVRIINPQMICASDNNREEFCYEITGEPLVCSSDGTWYLVGMMSWGPGCKKSEAPPIFLQVSYYRPWIWDRLSGEPLALPAPSRTLLLAFLLLLILLGTL, encoded by the exons ATGGAGCCCTGGTGCGGGGCAGAGGTCCGTGGGCAGGGCCCTCAGGGTCCCCGTGTGCCTGGGGCTTCCCGCTCCCGCTCCCGCGCCCTTctcctgctgttgctgctgctgctgctgctcctgcctcGGCGGCCGGCAGGTGAGCGCATCCGCCCCCGACGCCCTCCCCGGCACGCCCACCCGCGGCCACCTCTGACTCGCTGGAGACCTTCCACAGGCTACTTGGCCGCAGGAGCATCCCCGGGGACGCTGTCCACCACCGTCCCGACCGGACCCGGGGTCTCCTGTGGCTCCAGAGGCATCTGTCCCTCAGGCAGGCTTCGCCTTCCTCGGCAAGCCCAGACTAACCAGACCACGACGGCTCCACCGAACTCACAGACCATGGCTCCACTGAAAACGGTGGGGACTCTCGGCATGATGGACACTACTGGGTCCGTTCTTAAGACGGTTCATTCCAGCAACCTCCCCT tCTGTGGCTCCTCCCACGAGCCAGACCCTACTCTCAGGGACCCAGAAGCCATGACTCGGCGGTGGCCCTGGATGGTCAGCGTGCAGGCTAATGGCTCACACATCTGTGCTGGCATCCTTATCGCTTCCCAGTGGGTGCTGACCGTGGCCCATTGCTTGAGCCA GAACCATGTTAACTACATAGTGAGGGCGGGGAGCCCGTGGATTAATCAGACGGCAGGAACCAGCTCAGATGTGCCGGTCCATCGAGTCATCATAAACCATGGCTACCAACCCAGACGGTACTGGTCATGGGTTGGCCGGGCCCATGACATCGGCCTTCTCAAGCTCAAGTGGGGGCTCAAGTACAGTAAATACGTGTGGCCCATCTGCCTGCCTGGCCTGGATTACGTGGTGGAGGACAGTTCTCTCTGCACTGTGACAGGCTGGGGATATCCCAGGGCTAACG GCATCTGGCCCCAGTTCCAGTCCCTCCAGGAGAAGGAAGTCTCTATCCTGAACAGCAAGAAATGTGATCATTTCTACCACAAGTTCTCCAGAATCTCCTCTCTGGTTCGGATCATCAACCCTCAGATGATCTGTGCCTCGGACAACAACAGGGAGGAGTTCTGCTAT GAGATAACTGGCGAGCCCCTGGTCTGCTCTTCAGATGGCACATGGTACCTGGTGGGAATGATGAGCTGGGGCCCAGGCTGCAAGAAGAGCGAGGCCCCACCCATCTTTCTGCAGGTCTCCTACTACAGGCCCTGGATCTGGGACCGGCTCAGTGGGGAGCCCCTGGCCCTTCCAGCCCCATCCAGGACCTTGCTCCTGGCTTTCCTTCTGCTCCTCATCCTTCTGGGCACACTGTGA
- the Tmie gene encoding transmembrane inner ear expressed protein isoform X1, with amino-acid sequence MAGRQHGSGRLWALGGAALGACLAGVATQLVEPSTAPPKPKPPPLTKETVVFWDMRLWHVVGIFSLFVLSIIITLCCVFNCRVPRTRKEIEARYLQRKAAKMYTDKLETVPPLNELTEIPGEDKKKKKKDSVDTVAIKVEEDEKNEAKKKGEK; translated from the exons ATGGCCGGGAGGCAGCATGGCTCGGGGCGGCTCTGGGCGCTGGGCGGCGCCGCGCTGGGGGCTTGCCTGGCGGGTGTCGCCACGCAGCTGGTAGAG CCCAGCACCGCACCGCCAAAGCCCAAGCCGCCCCCACTGACCAAGGAGACTGTGGTGTTCTGGGACATGCGCCTGTGGCACGTGGTGGGCATCTTTTCGCTCTTCGTGTTGTCCATCA TCATCACGCTATGCTGTGTCTTCAACTGCCGGGTGCCACGGACGCGGAAGGAGATCGAGGCTCGGTATCTACAGCGAAAGGCGGCCAAGATGTACACAGACAAGCTGGAGACTGTGCCTCCCCttaatgaactcacagaaatccctgGAG aggacaagaagaaaaagaagaaggacagTGTGGACACAGTGGCTATCAAGGTAGAGGAGGACGAGAAGAATGAGgccaagaagaaaggagagaaatga
- the Prss50 gene encoding probable threonine protease PRSS50 isoform 2 precursor (isoform 2 precursor is encoded by transcript variant 2), with protein MEPWCGAEVRGQGPQGPRVPGASRSRSRALLLLLLLLLLLLPRRPAGYLAAGASPGTLSTTVPTGPGVSCGSRGICPSGRLRLPRQAQTNQTTTAPPNSQTMAPLKTVGTLGMMDTTGSVLKTVHSSNLPFCGSSHEPDPTLRDPEAMTRRWPWMVSVQANGSHICAGILIASQWVLTVAHCLSQNHVNYIVRAGSPWINQTAGTSSDVPVHRVIINHGYQPRRYWSWVGRAHDIGLLKLKWGLKYSKYVWPICLPGLDYVVEDSSLCTVTGWGYPRANGIWPQFQSLQEKEVSILNSKKCDHFYHKFSRISSLVRIINPQMICASDNNREEFCYEITGEPLVCSSDGTWYLVGMMSWGPGCKKSEAPPIFLQVSYYRPWIWDRLSGEPLALPAPSRTLLLAFLLLLILLGTL; from the exons ATGGAGCCCTGGTGCGGGGCAGAGGTCCGTGGGCAGGGCCCTCAGGGTCCCCGTGTGCCTGGGGCTTCCCGCTCCCGCTCCCGCGCCCTTctcctgctgttgctgctgctgctgctgctcctgcctcGGCGGCCGGCAG GCTACTTGGCCGCAGGAGCATCCCCGGGGACGCTGTCCACCACCGTCCCGACCGGACCCGGGGTCTCCTGTGGCTCCAGAGGCATCTGTCCCTCAGGCAGGCTTCGCCTTCCTCGGCAAGCCCAGACTAACCAGACCACGACGGCTCCACCGAACTCACAGACCATGGCTCCACTGAAAACGGTGGGGACTCTCGGCATGATGGACACTACTGGGTCCGTTCTTAAGACGGTTCATTCCAGCAACCTCCCCT tCTGTGGCTCCTCCCACGAGCCAGACCCTACTCTCAGGGACCCAGAAGCCATGACTCGGCGGTGGCCCTGGATGGTCAGCGTGCAGGCTAATGGCTCACACATCTGTGCTGGCATCCTTATCGCTTCCCAGTGGGTGCTGACCGTGGCCCATTGCTTGAGCCA GAACCATGTTAACTACATAGTGAGGGCGGGGAGCCCGTGGATTAATCAGACGGCAGGAACCAGCTCAGATGTGCCGGTCCATCGAGTCATCATAAACCATGGCTACCAACCCAGACGGTACTGGTCATGGGTTGGCCGGGCCCATGACATCGGCCTTCTCAAGCTCAAGTGGGGGCTCAAGTACAGTAAATACGTGTGGCCCATCTGCCTGCCTGGCCTGGATTACGTGGTGGAGGACAGTTCTCTCTGCACTGTGACAGGCTGGGGATATCCCAGGGCTAACG GCATCTGGCCCCAGTTCCAGTCCCTCCAGGAGAAGGAAGTCTCTATCCTGAACAGCAAGAAATGTGATCATTTCTACCACAAGTTCTCCAGAATCTCCTCTCTGGTTCGGATCATCAACCCTCAGATGATCTGTGCCTCGGACAACAACAGGGAGGAGTTCTGCTAT GAGATAACTGGCGAGCCCCTGGTCTGCTCTTCAGATGGCACATGGTACCTGGTGGGAATGATGAGCTGGGGCCCAGGCTGCAAGAAGAGCGAGGCCCCACCCATCTTTCTGCAGGTCTCCTACTACAGGCCCTGGATCTGGGACCGGCTCAGTGGGGAGCCCCTGGCCCTTCCAGCCCCATCCAGGACCTTGCTCCTGGCTTTCCTTCTGCTCCTCATCCTTCTGGGCACACTGTGA
- the Tmie gene encoding transmembrane inner ear expressed protein isoform X2: MRLWHVVGIFSLFVLSIIITLCCVFNCRVPRTRKEIEARYLQRKAAKMYTDKLETVPPLNELTEIPGEDKKKKKKDSVDTVAIKVEEDEKNEAKKKGEK; encoded by the exons ATGCGCCTGTGGCACGTGGTGGGCATCTTTTCGCTCTTCGTGTTGTCCATCA TCATCACGCTATGCTGTGTCTTCAACTGCCGGGTGCCACGGACGCGGAAGGAGATCGAGGCTCGGTATCTACAGCGAAAGGCGGCCAAGATGTACACAGACAAGCTGGAGACTGTGCCTCCCCttaatgaactcacagaaatccctgGAG aggacaagaagaaaaagaagaaggacagTGTGGACACAGTGGCTATCAAGGTAGAGGAGGACGAGAAGAATGAGgccaagaagaaaggagagaaatga
- the Als2cl gene encoding ALS2 C-terminal-like protein isoform X1, with the protein MSSSEEADLLRLEEVFSTTLARTISLILQPLLLADPEPSDPCGKECLRLLQQLHESAQRLWYVTEQSLLSLRQRLYHPPSKGLEAVLLLSNADHVLQAHMEYIKSYTDCVVAQAFQKVSKKRSEFWRSQRKALRQLLSSGNSEGSVGTTMCQALRQPLSQHVQKYLLLLLSLRDTLDESHPAQELVMHAITLFGNLQSFMGQALDQAVATQALWHSLSSRLRDVLCSPAHRLLQDSQDIPVVVTPLRAERVLLFDDSLVLLQGHNTHTFDLKLVWVKPGQDKCVLHILTPEEEISFCTRDPQGQVVWQWKVTQAVCQALCGKKDFPVLGSGRETSVPPECRCVAYTFRREGRLCQATYDGEWCRAKPHGKGTLKWPDGRNHVGTFYQGLEHGFGICLVPQASEDKFDCYKCHWREGRMCEYGICEYGTDEVYKGYFQAGLRHGFGILESAPQAPQPFRYTGHWERGQRSGYGIEEDRDRGERYIGMWQADQRHGPGVVVTQAGVCYQGTFQGDKMAGPGILLCEDDSLYEGTFTRDLTLLGKGKVTFPNGFTLDGSFSSGTDKGLYTQGVLDTAALPPDPSSTRKRQLGLGTFPVESRWQGVYSPFRDFLRLGCPGEQQEALLGFHTQSSRELRKSQECLCCERSHPEDCVGSMEDTLKELLQHRKPKALQQYLRKALSNSRHPLGQLLRTLMLTFQATYSGIGANKHLQEMAQEEVKQHARELWAAYRGLLKVALQRQGQTLEEENMETRDLQVHGLLLPLILPSFYSELFTLYLLLHEREDGLYSRGITNLSLFPDTKLLEFLDVQKHLWPLKDLKLTSNQRYSLVRDKCFLTATECLQKIITTVHPREKLEVLEKTYGEIEATVSRVLGCKYKLPMDDLLPLLIYVVSRARIQHLGAEIHLIRDMMDPVHTGGLHDFLLTALESCYEHIQKEDMRLHHLPGHWDARELW; encoded by the exons ATGTCTAGCTCTGAGGAGGCAGACCTGCTCCGGCTGGAGGAGGTCTTCTCAACGACTCTTGCTCGAACCATCAGTCTCATCCTGCAGCCTCTGCTCTTAGCTG ACCCGGAGCCCTCAGATCCCTGTGGCAAAGAGTGCCTTCGGCTTCTGCAGCAGCTGCATGAGAGTGCCCAGCGGTTGTGGTATGTGACAGAGCAAAGCCTGCTTTCGCTGCGGCAGAGGCTATACCACCCACCTTCCAAGGGTCTAGAGGCCGTGCTGTTACTGAGCAATGCTGACCATGTCCTACAAGCCCACATGGA ATACATCAAGTCCTACACTGATTGCGTGGTGGCGCAAGCTTTTCAGAAGGTCTCAAAGAAGAGGAG TGAGTTCTGGAGGAGCCAGCGCAAGGCGCTGAGGCAGCTACTGTCCTCTGGGAACTCTGAGGGCTCTGTGGGCACCACGATGTGCCAGGCCCTCCGCCAGCCACTCTCCCAGCACGTGCAGAAATACTTGCTTCTCCTGCTGAGCCTCAGGGACACCCTTGATGAG AGCCACCCGGCCCAGGAGCTGGTGATGCATGCTATCACCCTGTTTGGAAACCTGCAGTCCTTCATGGGACAGGCCTTGGACCAAGCTGTGGCCACACAGGCCCTGTGGCACAGCCTCAGCAGCCGGCTGAGG GATGTGCTCTGCAGCCCTGCTCACCGACtcttgcaggacagccaggacatcCCCGTGGTGGTCACTCCACTGCGGGCTGAGCGCGTGCTGCTCTTTGATGACTCGCTTGTCCTGTTGCAg GGCCACAATACCCACACGTTTGACCTGAAGTTGGTGTGGGTAAAACCCGGCCAAGACAA GTGTGTGCTTCATATCCTCACTCCTGAAGAAGAGATCTCCTTCTGCACCAGAGACCCCCAGGGCCAG GTTGTCTGGCAGTGGAAGGTGACCCAGGCTGTGTGCCAGGCCCTCTGTGGCAAGAAGGACTTCCCTGTGCTGGGATCAGGCCGGGAGACGTCTGTGCCTCCTGAATGTCGCTGTGTGGCCTATACCTTCCGCCGAGAGGGGCGGCTCTGCCAGGCTACCTATGATGGCGAGTGGTGTCGAGCTAAGCCCCATGGCAA GGGAACCCTGAAGTGGCCAGATGGGCGGAACCACGTGGGGACTTTTTACCAGGGCTTGGAGCATGG CTTTGGCATCTGCCTGGTGCCCCAGGCCTCTGAGGACAAGTTTGACTGTTACAAGTGCCACTGGCGGGAAGGCAGGATGTGTGAGTACGGCATCTGTGA GTATGGCACTGACGAGGTGTACAAGGGCTATTTTCAGGCCGGTCTGCGGCACGGGTTTGGCATCCTCGAGAGTGCCCCACAGGCTCCCCAGCCCTTCAGGTACACGGGCCACTGGGAGAGAGGCCAGAGGAGTGGCTACGGCATCGAGGAGGACAGGGACAG GGGCGAGCGCTACATTGGCATGTGGCAGGCTGACCAGCGTCATGGCCCTGGGGTCGTGGTCACCCAGGCAGGCGTCTGCTATCAGGGCACATTCCAAGGGGACAAGATGGCT GGCCCAGGCATCCTGCTCTGCGAGGACGACTCTCTGTACGAAGGTACTTTTACCAGGGACCTGACGCTCCTAGGGAAG GGCAAGGTCACCTTCCCCAATGGTTTTACCTTGGATGGTTCTTTCAGCAGTGGGACAGATAAAGGACTGTACACACAGGGAGTGCTGGACACGGCTGCCCTCCCACCTGACCCAAGCAGCACACGCAAGAG ACAGCTGGgactgggcaccttccctgtggAGAGCCGCTGGCAGGGAGTCTACAGCCCCTTCCGGGACTTCTTGCGTTTAGGCTGTCCTGGGGAACAGCAGGAAGCCCTCCTGGGCTTCCACACGCAGAGCTCCAGGGAGCTACGCAAGTCCCAGGAGTGCCTGTGTTGTGAGAG GAGCCACCCCGAGGACTGTGTGGGCAGCATGGAAGATACCCTGAAGGAGCTGCTGCAGCACCGCAAGCCCAAGGCCCTGCAGCAGTACCTCAGGAAG GCTCTGAGCAATTCCCGACACCCCCTGGGGCAGCTGCTCCGCACCCTGATGCTGACCTTCCAGGCCACATATTCAGGCATCGGGGCCAACAAACACCTGCAGGAGATGGCCCAGGAGGAGGTGAAGCAGCATGCCCGGGAGCTTTGGGCTGCCTACAG GGGTCTACTGAAGGTTGCCTTGCAGCGCCAGGGCCAGACCCTGGAGGAGGAGAACATGGAGACCAG GGACCTGCAGGTGCACGGGTTGCTCTTGCCCCTCATCCTGCCCAGCTTCTACTCAGAGCTCTTCACACTGTACCTGCTTCTCCATGAGAGAGAGGATGGACTGTACAGCCGGGGCATCACCAACCTCAGCCTCTTCCCTGACACCAAGCTGCTGGAGTTCCTGGATGTGCAGAA GCATCTGTGGCCCCTCAAGGACCTCAAGCTGACAAGCAATCAG AGATATTCTCTGGTCCGGGACAAGTGTTTCCTGACGGCCACTGAGTGTCTGCAGAAGATCAT CACCACAGTGCACCCTCGGGAGAAGCTGGAGGTACTTGAGAAGACCTATGGGGAAATTGAGGCCACGGTGTCACGGGTGCTGGGCTGCAAATACAAACTGCCCATGGATGACCTATTGCCACTGCTTATCTATGTGGTGTCCCGAGCTCG
- the Als2cl gene encoding ALS2 C-terminal-like protein isoform X2: MHAITLFGNLQSFMGQALDQAVATQALWHSLSSRLRDVLCSPAHRLLQDSQDIPVVVTPLRAERVLLFDDSLVLLQGHNTHTFDLKLVWVKPGQDKCVLHILTPEEEISFCTRDPQGQVVWQWKVTQAVCQALCGKKDFPVLGSGRETSVPPECRCVAYTFRREGRLCQATYDGEWCRAKPHGKGTLKWPDGRNHVGTFYQGLEHGFGICLVPQASEDKFDCYKCHWREGRMCEYGICEYGTDEVYKGYFQAGLRHGFGILESAPQAPQPFRYTGHWERGQRSGYGIEEDRDRGERYIGMWQADQRHGPGVVVTQAGVCYQGTFQGDKMAGPGILLCEDDSLYEGTFTRDLTLLGKGKVTFPNGFTLDGSFSSGTDKGLYTQGVLDTAALPPDPSSTRKRQLGLGTFPVESRWQGVYSPFRDFLRLGCPGEQQEALLGFHTQSSRELRKSQECLCCERSHPEDCVGSMEDTLKELLQHRKPKALQQYLRKALSNSRHPLGQLLRTLMLTFQATYSGIGANKHLQEMAQEEVKQHARELWAAYRGLLKVALQRQGQTLEEENMETRDLQVHGLLLPLILPSFYSELFTLYLLLHEREDGLYSRGITNLSLFPDTKLLEFLDVQKHLWPLKDLKLTSNQRYSLVRDKCFLTATECLQKIITTVHPREKLEVLEKTYGEIEATVSRVLGCKYKLPMDDLLPLLIYVVSRARIQHLGAEIHLIRDMMDPVHTGGLHDFLLTALESCYEHIQKEDMRLHHLPGHWDARELW; this comes from the exons ATGCATGCTATCACCCTGTTTGGAAACCTGCAGTCCTTCATGGGACAGGCCTTGGACCAAGCTGTGGCCACACAGGCCCTGTGGCACAGCCTCAGCAGCCGGCTGAGG GATGTGCTCTGCAGCCCTGCTCACCGACtcttgcaggacagccaggacatcCCCGTGGTGGTCACTCCACTGCGGGCTGAGCGCGTGCTGCTCTTTGATGACTCGCTTGTCCTGTTGCAg GGCCACAATACCCACACGTTTGACCTGAAGTTGGTGTGGGTAAAACCCGGCCAAGACAA GTGTGTGCTTCATATCCTCACTCCTGAAGAAGAGATCTCCTTCTGCACCAGAGACCCCCAGGGCCAG GTTGTCTGGCAGTGGAAGGTGACCCAGGCTGTGTGCCAGGCCCTCTGTGGCAAGAAGGACTTCCCTGTGCTGGGATCAGGCCGGGAGACGTCTGTGCCTCCTGAATGTCGCTGTGTGGCCTATACCTTCCGCCGAGAGGGGCGGCTCTGCCAGGCTACCTATGATGGCGAGTGGTGTCGAGCTAAGCCCCATGGCAA GGGAACCCTGAAGTGGCCAGATGGGCGGAACCACGTGGGGACTTTTTACCAGGGCTTGGAGCATGG CTTTGGCATCTGCCTGGTGCCCCAGGCCTCTGAGGACAAGTTTGACTGTTACAAGTGCCACTGGCGGGAAGGCAGGATGTGTGAGTACGGCATCTGTGA GTATGGCACTGACGAGGTGTACAAGGGCTATTTTCAGGCCGGTCTGCGGCACGGGTTTGGCATCCTCGAGAGTGCCCCACAGGCTCCCCAGCCCTTCAGGTACACGGGCCACTGGGAGAGAGGCCAGAGGAGTGGCTACGGCATCGAGGAGGACAGGGACAG GGGCGAGCGCTACATTGGCATGTGGCAGGCTGACCAGCGTCATGGCCCTGGGGTCGTGGTCACCCAGGCAGGCGTCTGCTATCAGGGCACATTCCAAGGGGACAAGATGGCT GGCCCAGGCATCCTGCTCTGCGAGGACGACTCTCTGTACGAAGGTACTTTTACCAGGGACCTGACGCTCCTAGGGAAG GGCAAGGTCACCTTCCCCAATGGTTTTACCTTGGATGGTTCTTTCAGCAGTGGGACAGATAAAGGACTGTACACACAGGGAGTGCTGGACACGGCTGCCCTCCCACCTGACCCAAGCAGCACACGCAAGAG ACAGCTGGgactgggcaccttccctgtggAGAGCCGCTGGCAGGGAGTCTACAGCCCCTTCCGGGACTTCTTGCGTTTAGGCTGTCCTGGGGAACAGCAGGAAGCCCTCCTGGGCTTCCACACGCAGAGCTCCAGGGAGCTACGCAAGTCCCAGGAGTGCCTGTGTTGTGAGAG GAGCCACCCCGAGGACTGTGTGGGCAGCATGGAAGATACCCTGAAGGAGCTGCTGCAGCACCGCAAGCCCAAGGCCCTGCAGCAGTACCTCAGGAAG GCTCTGAGCAATTCCCGACACCCCCTGGGGCAGCTGCTCCGCACCCTGATGCTGACCTTCCAGGCCACATATTCAGGCATCGGGGCCAACAAACACCTGCAGGAGATGGCCCAGGAGGAGGTGAAGCAGCATGCCCGGGAGCTTTGGGCTGCCTACAG GGGTCTACTGAAGGTTGCCTTGCAGCGCCAGGGCCAGACCCTGGAGGAGGAGAACATGGAGACCAG GGACCTGCAGGTGCACGGGTTGCTCTTGCCCCTCATCCTGCCCAGCTTCTACTCAGAGCTCTTCACACTGTACCTGCTTCTCCATGAGAGAGAGGATGGACTGTACAGCCGGGGCATCACCAACCTCAGCCTCTTCCCTGACACCAAGCTGCTGGAGTTCCTGGATGTGCAGAA GCATCTGTGGCCCCTCAAGGACCTCAAGCTGACAAGCAATCAG AGATATTCTCTGGTCCGGGACAAGTGTTTCCTGACGGCCACTGAGTGTCTGCAGAAGATCAT CACCACAGTGCACCCTCGGGAGAAGCTGGAGGTACTTGAGAAGACCTATGGGGAAATTGAGGCCACGGTGTCACGGGTGCTGGGCTGCAAATACAAACTGCCCATGGATGACCTATTGCCACTGCTTATCTATGTGGTGTCCCGAGCTCG